GTTCGGGCAGGGCGGCGAAATCATCCAGGGGGACGATGTTCGGGCCGCAACAGATCTCCACAGAGGGTGCCGAGTCCTTTGGCGGCGGCATGATGAACAGTTGCTTTATGGAAGGGACGTTGTCGGGCAAAAGAGGTTTTTCCGGCGCCGGTCCCCAGGTTGCGGGAGCGGTGATCCGACCCTGCAAGGCAGCATGGGCCGCGGTTGCCGGACCAACCAGGTAGACCTGGCCATCTTGCGTGCCGCTGCGTCCCTCGAAATTGCGGTTAAAGGTGCGCAGGCTGACGCCGCCGGAGGTGGGAGAGCCGCCCATCCCGATGCACGGTCCGCAGGAACACTCCAGGATGCGGGCGCCACTGTCCAGCAGGACCTCCAGCAACCCCTCCTGGTTCAGCAGCTTGAGAACCTGCTTGGAACCCGGAGCGATCAGCAGGTCCGTGGTGCGGGCGACAACCTTGTCCCGAAGCACCAAGGCCGCTGTTTTCAGGTCCGTGTAGGAGGAATTGGTGCAGGAACCCATGGCCACCTGGTCGACGGTCAGGCCGTCCAATTCCCGGATGGGCACGACCAGGTCGGGCATGTGCGGCCGCGCGGCCAGAGGTTCCAGGGCGTCCAGGTCGACCTCGATGATGCGGTCGTAAGTCGCGTCTGAATCCGCGGCCAGGGGGACGAAGTCCTCAGTCCGGCCCATGCGCTCCAGGAAGTCGCGGGTCTGTTCGTCGCTGGGAAAAACCGAAGAGGTGGCGCCCAGCTCCGCCCCCATGTTGGTAATGGTGGCCCGTTCGGGGACGGTCAGCCCGGCGACGCCCGGTCCGGAGTACTCCAACACCGCGCCGACCCCGCCCTTGACCGAGAGGAGGCCAAGAACATGAAGAATGATGTCCTTGGCGCTAGCCCAGTCTCGCAGCTGACCGGTCAAGTAGACCTGGAAGACTTTGGGCATGGGGATGGTGTACGGTTCACCGGCCATGGCCAGGGCTACGGATAGGCCGCCCGCGCCCATGGCCAGGGAGCCCACGCCTCCGGCCGTTGGGGTATGGCTGTCCGAGCCGATCAGGGTCTTTCCAGGTTTGGCGAAGTTTTCCAAATGCAGCTGGTGGCAGATACCGGTGCCTGGAGGAGAAAAAATGATGCCGTATCGTGCGGCCACGGTACGCAGGAACTGATGATCGTCCGGATTTTGAAACCCCATTTGCAGGGTATTGTGATCCACGTAGCTGACGGAAAGTTCGGTCTGGACCCTGTCCAGCCCCATGGCCATCCATTGCAGATAGGCCATGGTCCCCGTGGCGTCCTGGGTCAGGGTTTGGTCGATGCGCAGATCGATTTCCGTTCCTGGGGTCATCTCGCCGGAAACCAGGTGTTCGCTGATGATTTTCTGGGTCAGGTTACGTCCCATGGGAATCCTCTTGCGGGAAGGTTGTGAATCTCGGCATTACGATGCAGTGCCGCGCGGCTGGTCGGGGAGTCCGAACAGGCGGATTCGGTTGATTGCATTGCGTCGACAATCCATTTCCACCTGCAGACGCAATTTGTCCTGCTGGAGGTGGAAAATTTCCTGGGCGTGGACAATGCCCGCGGACAGATTTTCGCTGGAGCGCAGTTCCTTGATCTTGGCGGCGCAGGCAGCCTGTTGAGCCATGAAGTCCGCGAGTTCGGCCTCCAGGGTGGCGACGGCCTCAGCTTCAGATTTTGACGCGACGTCTGGTCGGGGTGGATGGTTTCGTGACATTGTCAATGGATTCTTGCGGGGAGTTGAAGCCGGTGGAAGCGGTTCGCGGCCCAGATTTGTTGGAACTCGTTGTGGAAAAGTTTTCGGGACGTTTTCTGGGCGTGGAGAGCACGTGGTTGTAGAGATGCCAAAAGCCTGGCCAATGCTTCGTCAGCTCGCCGGGGTTGAGCAGATGGGCTCCGGGGTATTTGAAAGAGAGCATGGCGAGTGAGAGGGCCCAAAGGGCATCCGGAGCTTCGAATTCCAAATGCGCGCGACCGGTATTTTGGGAATCAGGATGGAAAGTCAGGGTGTCGGCTGTTTTGCGACAGATCCGTCCAGACCATTGAGCCAGTTTGTCGACAGCATCCTGGTCGTACTCCGCGGGCACTACGCCAAGGACGCTTTGGCCGGGAGCCGTCAAGGCCAGGACCAGACCCAGAGGGAGGTTGCCGGGCTTTCCGTCCAGGTCCAAGACCGGCTTTTCCGGCCATGCACAGGGTTCGGCGTGCACTCCATCAGGCCCCGGTTTTACCCGCAGTCCGCAACAGTGCAACAGATTCAGTCGGGGATCGTCAAATTGTCCGGCACCCGGCCAATGTCCCCGAAGGTGCATGGGCCGGTCGGTTATCCGGGACCATGTCAGCAGCATGGCGCATAACGTGGGGTCCAAGGGGAGCTGGACGGCACCAGAAGTGCTTTGGGGTCGTTGAGATTGCGGGGGGGAGGGAAATCGCGGCACGGCCGAGGAAACCGTGATTGCATCCGACTGGATGCGGTGAGGGATTCCGCACAGGTCGTAAAGTCGGGCAAAGGTGCGCAATTCAGGGCCAATGGGCTCCGAGACATTGGAGTTCTCCCAGATGAGACGCAGGCCTTGAGGGTAGAACGGCGCAGCTGCCAGCAAAGCCCAGATCAGCTCCTGGGGTACGTCGGAGCCGACCACGGCCTGCTCTGGTCGGCCACTGGCCTCCAGGCGAACCGGCAGGCCGGGAGCATGGGGGTTGAGCTGATGGAGTCGGGCCCCAAGTTGGGGAAGAAACTGCTGCCACGGTTTCAGGGATAGCATGTTCAACTGTCCCGAGCCACTGAAGGTGAAAACACCCGGGTGAGCCAGGACCGAAGCGAGTAGGAGAGCCAGTGTAAACGGATCGTGCCCGACATGAACGGTTTTGCGGGTCGGCTCTGGAGGCTCAAGCGTGACAGGTGAGTGGGTCACGACGTCGTGCTCCCAATTGAGCCGGGCTCCGGACTGATTCAGGGCTTTGATCAGCTCGATGAGGCCTTCATTCAGAAGCACTGGGCGAACCTGAACCGGAGTGCCGGCCAGCGCTGCCCAGAAGATGATGGTTTTGGCGCTGAAGATATCCGTTGGGCCGGACAAGGCAACGCTTTCACGTGTCGGGACGGGGCGCAACAACCACGCCGTACCTGTTCGAGCGGCTTTCTGGGCCTGATCTTGTTCACCCAGGATATAGCCGAGATTGTTGCATTGGGAGACAAGCTGGCGCCAATACCGGAAGCGACCGGCTTCCGTGGGGGGCAAGACATCCTCCCAGGCAGACCACAAGGCCTTTTCCAAGGCTTGGTTCGGCGGTCGTCCGGAAGCTCCGCGGTTACCTTGCCTTGTTTTTCGGGCGGTAATATCGGCCAAGAGCCTGGAGCGGCGCAAAAGCAAGTCGGCAATTTTGCGCTCATCGCGCAAGAGACGCTCCTCCAGGCGAAAGAGGGGTTCACTTGGCGAATCGTCGGCTTGCGGACCTTTCGTCTCGCATATTGCCCCTATTGGCGTCTTGTTCGGAAGGGAGGACTGGTTGGTCATGACATTCCTTTTCTAAAGGGCTTTTTCCCTAATCAGATTCCTGTCCGGACACAAGCCCGGTGTTGTGTCGTGTTGAATCGCTAAAGTTTGCGCAATAAAATATTTGCAGAGGGGTTGATTAAACGATTGGCATGGGCTAGAGGGTTATGCAATTCATCAAAAACGACAACGCGTATTCATCGTTCGGGCAACGCTCCTGGCACTGATAAGAGGTTGGGAACGTTATTTTTTTGTGAGCCTTGTTTGCTGTTTGGTGAGGCGTGGATGGTTGAAGTTGCATCCAGCTGAAGATGGTATTGCCAAAAGCGTCAAGTCTGGTCGGGAGCTTCCTTCTCTGAACTCCCTTGTCCGAATTTATTTCCAGGGGGCTGTTCCGCTGATGTATTTATCTGGAATGAAAAGAAGTATGGTTCGCGCTTGTCCATTCGCCTCTTTATATCCCACTGTCGTTTTTCCAGGCTCGAGTTTTGTCCAGGCGGTTTTTTCTTGTTTCGTGTTGACAGTTTTGGAACCGCTTGTTAAATATTGCACAAGCGAATCGGCATGGAGCCGCAGCACGACCTCAGGCACTGCATGTTGGGATGCCGACGTCACGAAGTGAAGCAGCGCGTGCCGGAACGACTTGAACGGCAACGATAACCCAAACCAATGAAAAAAGGAGACAAAACGATGTCTGGATTGGTTCCGCCGCATGGAGGTAAAGGATTGACCGAGTGTCTGCTTCAGGGCGCTGAGCTGGAAGCGGAGAAGAAGAAAGCTCAGGGACTGAAGAAGATTGAACTCGCTCCCCGCGAGAAGGGCGACGTTTTGATGATGGGAATCGGTGCGTTCAGCCCGTTGACCGGGTTCATGCCCAAGGCAGATTGGAAGAGCGTTTGCGAGAAAATGATGCTGACCGACGGAACGTTCTGGCCCATCCCGGTGACCCTGTCCGTGTCCAAGGAAGATGCCGCCGGTATAAAGGTCGGTGACGAGATTGCCCTGTACGACGCCAAGTATGATGAGATTCTGGCCACCATGAAGGTTGAGGAATCCTATGAACTGAGCGACGCTGAAAAGAAATTCGAGTGTGAAAACGTCTTCATGGGCGAAGGCACCAAGACCCCTGAGGAGTTTTGGAAGGTGCATGCCGAGGATCCACATCCGGGCGTGGACATGGTCATGGGGCAGAAAGCCGTAAACTTGGCTGGTCCGATCAAGGTTCTCTCCGAAAGTCATTACCCCAAGACCTACCCCGGCGTGTACATGCGGCCCTCCGAGTCCCGGAAGGTTTTCGAAGAGCGTGGCTGGAGCACGGTAGCCGCGTTGCAGCTGCGTAATCCAATGCACCGTTCGCATGAATTCCTGGCCAAGATCGCCATTGAAGTCTGCGACGGCGTGTTCATCCACTCCTTGATCGGAAACCTGAAGCCCGGCGACATTCCGGCGGAGTGGCGGGTAAAGTGCATCGATACCTTGATCAAGGGCTACTTTGTCGAGAAGAACGTGGTGCACGGCGGCTACCCCATGGACATGCGTTATGCCGGTCCTCGTGAAGGCCTGTTGCACGCCACGTTCCGCCAGAACTTCGGGATCTCACACATGATCATCGGTCGCGACCATGCCGGTGTGGGTGACTATTACGGGATGTTTGAAGCCCAGACCATTTTTGACAAGATTCCTTATGCCAGCGAAGCCTGCCCCAACCCCGGCCAGGCCCTGCTCTGCAAGCCGTTGAAGATCGACTGGACTTTCTATTGCTACAAGTGCGACGGCATGGTGTCCCTGCGGACTTGCCCGCACACCAAGGAAGACCGGGTTATCCTCAGTGGTACCAAGCTGCGCAAGCTGCTTTCCGAGGGTGGCGAGGTTCCGGACCACTTCGGTCGTGAAGAAGTTCTTGTCATTTTACGTGAGTACTATGCCAGCCTGACGGACAAGGTTGAAATCAAGATGCACAAGGCCGCCGAGGGTTGATCCGGCGGATGATTTTGCCGTACAGCCGGAAAGCCAAGGCTTTCCGGCTGTTCATATGAGGTTTGGTTGTTTTCCAACACTACAACATTGAGGAGGACGTAATTATGCCTACTTTTGTTAATCCGGAGAAATGTGACGGTTGCAAGGGTGGTGAGAAGACAGCATGTATGTACATCTGTCCGAATGACCTGATGATCCTGGATGCTCAGGAGATGAAGGCCTTCAATCAGGAACCCGATGCATGCTGGGAATGCTATTCCTGCGTGAAGATTTGTCCTCAGGGCGCCATCGAAGCCCGACCCTATGCTGACTTCGCTCCCATGGGCGGCACCAGCATTCCGCTGCGTTCCGGTGACTCCATCATGTGGACCATCAAATTCCGCAACGGGAACATCAAGCGCTTCAAGTTCCCGATCCGGACCACTGCCGAAGGTTCCATCAAGCCTTACGATGGTAAGCCCGAGCCCGGCGACCTGGAAAACGAACTGCTGTTCACCGAGACCGAACTGAAAAAGCCCGGCGAGGCTGTGAACAAGCAATATGAGTTCCAAGATTCTGATCGGACCCAGTGCTGGTTCGAGCCCACCTGCGAGCCCGGCAATCGCTAGACCGTTTCGGACTTGGTATTCTGGTTTTCAGGAACATTCGCGTTTGAATAATTTCTAAGGAGGTTTTGAAGATGACTGTAATTCCTTCCAAAATTGCCCCTCAAGGTGTGCCCATTGCTGAGCCGGAAGTTGTCGAAATCGAGAAAGACGTCTTGATCATCGGCGGCGGTATGGCTGCTTGCGGCACTGCCGTTGAGATCAAGCCCTGGGCCGACAAGCACGGCGTCAGCTACATTATGGTCGACAAGGCCGCTCTGGAGCGTTCCGGCGCTGTTGCCCAGGGACTGTCCGCCATCAACACCTATCTTGGCGACAACTCCCCGGACGACTACGTGCGCATGGTCCGCACCGACCTGATGGGCGTTGTCCGCGAAGACCTGATCTTCGACCTGGGCCGCCACGTTGACGATTCCGTGCACCTGTTTGAAGAGTGGGGCCTGCCCTGCTGGGTCAAGGAAGGCGAGCACAACCTGGACGGCGCCCAGGCCAAGGCCAAGGGCCTGTCCCTGCGCACCGGTGCCAAGCCGGTTCGTTCCGGAAAGTGGCAGATCATGATCAACGGTGAGTCCTACAAGGTCCTTGTGGCCGAGGCCGCCAAGAACGCCATTGGACAGGACAACTACCTGGAGCGGATTTTTGTCGTGAGGCTGCTTCTGGATGCCAACACCCCGAATCGGGTTGCCGGCGCCGTGGGCTTCTCCCTGCGTGAAAACAAGGTGTACGTCTTCAAGTGCAACGCTTGCCTTGTGGCCAGCGGCGGCGCGGTGAACGTGTACCGACCCCGTTCCGTTGGTGAAGGTAAAGGCCGCGCCTGGTATCCGGTGTGGAACGCCGGTTCCGGCTACACCCTGGTCGCTCAGGCCGGTGGCGAAATGACCATGATGGAAAACCGCTTCTGTCCGGCACGCTTCAAGGACGGTTACGGCCCGGTCGGCGCGTGGTTCCTGCTGTTCAAGGCCAAGGCCGTCAACGCCCTGGGCGAAGACTACTGCGTGACCAACGACGACATGATCAAGACCTACCGGGATAAGGGCTATGCCAAGGGGCATATTATTCCGACCTGTCTGCGTAACCACATGATGCTGGAAGAAATGCAGGCCGGACGCGGTCCGATCTACATGGACACCGCCACTGCCCTGCAGACCACCTTCGCCACTTTGGACAAGAAGCAGCAGAAGCACCTTGAGTCCGAGGCCTGGGAAGACTTTTTGGACATGTGCGTCGGTCAGGCCAACCTGTGGGCCTGCATGAACATCGAGCCCGAAAAGGTCGGCTCCGAAATCATGCCCACCGAGCCCTATCTGCTTGGTTCCCACTCCGGTTGCTGCGGCATCTGGTGTTCCGGTCCGGACGAAGACTGGGTTCCGGACAGCTACAAGATCAAGGCTGACAACGGCAAGGTGTACAACCGGATGACTTCGGTCAACGGCCTGTTCATCGCTGGTGACTGCGTCGGTGCTTCCGGTCACAAGTTCTCCTCCGGCTCCCACGCCGAGGGCCGCATCGCGGGCAAGCAGCTGGTGCGCTGGGTTGTGGACCACAAGGACTACAAGCCCACCATCAAAGAGTCCCATGATGACCTGAAGAAGATGATCTACGCTCCGTACTATAACTACGAAGCCGGCAAGGCTGCTTCCACCGATCCGGTGGTCAACCCGATGTACATCACTCCGAGGAACTTCATGGATCGCCTGATGAAGGCCACGGACGAGTACGGTGCGGGAACCTCCACCTACTATCGGACCTCCGCGAAGCTGCTGGAGACCGGCATGACCCTGCTGGACATGCTGGATGAGGACTCCAAGAAGCTGGCAGCCCGCGACCTGCACGAGCTGCTGCGTTGCTGGGAACAGTACCATCGGCTGTGGACCGTCCGTCTGCACATGCAGCACATTCAGTTCCGGACGGAAACCCGCTACCCTGGTTTCTACTACCGCACCGACTTCCCCGAGTTGAACGACGAAGAGTGGAAGTGCTTCACCAACTCCAAGTACGATCCGATTGAAAAGAAGACCACCTTCTACAAGGTGCCTTTGATTCAAATCATTCCGTAAATTACGGAATCTCAGCTGCGGGCCGCAAGGCCCGCAGCTTTTTCGTTTTCCCCACTGGACAATCAGGGGCTTCCCTGGTTTAATTCTCTGTTGAAGGCGTGAATGCTGTGAATTCACGATTCCAGCCGAGGTTTAGGCCATTTCAAGACCTGGAGCCCAGTGTCAGGCAAACTGTACGGAGGAAACTATGGAACATTCAGGAATACTTGTCGTGGGAGGCGGCTTCAGCGGAATCACGGCCGCACTGGAAGCAGCCGAGGTCGGACATGAGGTGTTTATTGTCGAGAAGGGTTCATACCTGGGGGGGCGTGTCTCCCAGTTGAACCAGTACTTCCCGAAACTCTGCCCTCCCTCCTGCGGATTGGAAATCAACTTTCAGCGGATCAAGAACAATCCAAAGGTGAAGTTCTTCACCATGGCCGAGGTCGTTTCCGTGACCGGGACTCCGGGGAATTATACGGCCAAGGTCAAGCTCAGCCCGCGTTACGTGAACACCAACTGTACCGGCTGCGACAAGTGCTCCCAGGTCTGTCCGGTAGAGACGGACTCTGAATTCGAATTTGGCCTGGCCAAGCGCAAGGCCATTTATCGTCCCCATTTGGCCTCTTTCCCGTTGCGATACGTTATTGATCCTGTTGTCTGTCTCGGGAAGAGCTGTTCCAAGTGTGTCGAGGCCTGTTCCTACGATGCCGTTGATCTGGACGACAGAGAAAAGGAGATTACGCTCAATGTCGGCTCGGTGATCTGGGCAACTGGGTGGAAGCCGTACGATCCGAAAAAGCTTGAGATTCTCGGAGCCGGTACGATCAAGAACGCCATCACCAACATGCAGATGGAGCGTCTTGCCAGCCCCAGCGGTCCAACCAACGGACAAATCACGCGTCCCTCGGACGGCAAGGCACCCGATCGGATTGCCTTCGTGCAATGTGCCGGGTCCAGGGATGAGAGCCATTTGCCGTACTGCTCCTACATCTGTTGCATGGCCTCACTGAAGCAGGTCACCTACCTTCGCGCGCAATATCCGGACGCGGAGATCGTAATCTATTATATCGATATTCGCACCCCTGGTCGCTATGACAAGTTTCTGCAAAAGATCAGGGAAGATGAGAAGGTCCTGATGGTCAAGGGCAAGGTCGCTCAAGTTACTGAAGATGGCGCCACCGGTGATGTTCTGGTCATGGCTGAGGATATTATCCAGGGGCTGAAGAAAGAAGAACGGTTCAACATGGTGGTATTGGCTACGGGCATGGAGCCGAGCGTCGCCGGGACGACCCTCCCCGCCGGGATGCAGCAGGACGATGCCGGGTTCTGTATTTCGCAGGAGAACGGCGTCTTCTCCGCAGGGTGCGCCAAGATGCCCCTTGATGTCATGCGTTCTGCCCAGACCGCGACCGGTGCAGCGCTGAAAGCAATTCAAACCGTGGTAGGGAGGTAAGCAATGTCCAGCAAGATCGGTGTATATATCTGCGAAGGTTGCGACATTGGCCCTCAGCTCAACGCAGGGCAACTCGCGGAATTCGTGCAAAGTGAATACGGCGGCAGCTGTCCGGTGATCAAGACCGCGCCGGTATTGTGCAGCCAGGAAGGCAAGAGCTTGATTCAGTCTGACGTTGACGCGGAGACCGTTGACGGCGTTGCTGTCTGTGCCTGTTCACCTCGGGTGAAGTGGGATGTTTTCCAGTTTGGCGAAAAAGCCGTTGTTGAGCGGGTCAATTTGCGTGAACAGTGTGCCTGGACCTATGTTCGTCCTGAAGCTGATCAGACGGCCGAGGGTGAAGTTCCGGAGACCTTGCGGATGATGGCCCAGGACTACATCCGCATGGGCATCATCAAGTTGCAGAAACATATTGTGCCGCAGCCGGAAATACCGGAAGTAACCAAGACGATTCTCGTGGTAGGTGGCGGGAATACCGGTATGACTGCGGCCTTGGGCGGAGCCAATCTCGGATATGATGTGGTACTGGTGGAAAAGCAAGACCAGTTGGGTGGATTCGGGGCGAAAATGTACAAACAGGTTCCCTACTCCCATCCGTATACCCAGGCCATGCCTCCTGGAATTGACAAGAAGATCAACGACGTTTCCGCCAGCGACAAGATTCGGGTATTTACAGGATCGACGCTGAGCAAGCTTGAAGGTGCTCCTGGGCAGTACACCGCGGTAATCGCAACAGGAAATGGCGATGAACGGGTACCCGTCGGGTCTGTCGTTCTGGCCACGGGGTGGAAGCCTTTTGATCCCGAAGCTCGTGTAGTGGAAGCTGAGCCAACGAAAGAAGAGGCCAAAGAGGGCGAGGAAATAGCAACGATTGAGACCCCGGAAATCCAAAAGGGTGAAAATGTACTGGCGCCCCTGGGGCATGGCAAGTTCACCAACGTGATCACCAACGTGGACATGGAGTTGATGGCCAAAAAAGGGGAATTGTTGCGGCCCTCTGACGGCAGACCGGTACAGTCCGTGGCATTCATCCAGTGTGCGGGTCAGCGTTCCCGCGAGGAAGGCCACCTGGACTACTGCTCCTCGGTCTGCTGTGTTGTTTCTCTGAAACAGGCCGGCTATCTCCGCGAGAAGAACCCTGACGGAAAGGCCTTTATTTTCTATAAAGACATGATCGTTCCCGGTGTTCAAGAATTGTATTACAAGGCCGCCCAGGATGATCCAGGGATTTTTCTGACCAAAGGTGACGTGGTCGAGGTCAAGGAGGATTCTGATGGCGGGATCATCGTCCGTGCGGAAAATACCCTGCTGGGCGAACCCATGGAAGTCAAAGTGGATGTCCTGGTCCTGGCCACGGGAATGGTTCCGACAACCCTGGCAGAACCCGTCATGAATTTTGCCTATCGTCAGGGCCCGGCCTTCCCGGATCTGAGTCTGTTCAGCGGTTTTGCCGACTCCAACTACATCTGCTTTCCCTATGAAACCCGCCGGACAGGTGTCTATTCCGCCGGCTGCGTCCACCAGCCCATGCTCATGGGTGCTGCCGAAGATGATGCTGCCGGAGCCGTGCTCAAGGCAATCCAGTGTCTCGAGTCCATCAATCGGGGCATGTCGGTCCATCCTCGCTCGGGCGACGTCTCGTTTCCCAAGTTCAACATGGTCCGTTGCACGCAGTGCAAGCGCTGCACCGAGGAGTGCCCGTTCGGTGCCCTGGATGATGATGAAAAAGGAACACCTCAACCCAATCCGACGCGATGCCGTCGGTGCGGGACCTGTATGGGCGCATGTCCCGAGCGGGTGATCTCTTTCGAGGAATACAACGTGGACATGATCGCCTCGATGATCAAGGAAAACGAGGTGCCCGACGATATCGACGAGGGTGGTCCACGGGTTATTGTCTTTGTCTGTGAGAACGATGCCTATCCTGCTTTGGACATGGCCGCGTTCCAGGGCAAAAAATGGTCGCCGTATGTCCGGTTCATTTCCGTTCGCTGCCTGGGTTCCATCAACAGCATCTGGGTTGCCGACTCCATGTCCAAGGGCATTGACGGCGTCCTTCTCTTGGGCTGCAAATACGGCGATGACTATCAGTGCCACTTTGCCAAGGGCAGCGAACTCTGCAACAAACGCATGGAGAACATCGCTGAAACTCTTGGCCGTTTACAGTTGGAGCCGGAGCGGGTCCAGCAGAAGCAGGTTGCCATTGACGAGTACGACAAGATCCCGCAGATAATCGATGACTTTATGAACCACATCATCGATGATATCGGCGCCAACCCATACAAAGGCTTCTAGGAGGTGACGGAATATGGCACAAGTCAAACGCATTGAGCCCGATCTGCAGTTTATCAAAGAGATGCAGGCAGCGGGCGGCGAATCACTCAAGAAATGCTATCAATGCGCCACATGCTCCGTGGTCTGCCCCCTGTCACCAGAGGAAAATCCCTATCCGCGCAAGGAAATGATCTGGGCGCAGTGGGGATTGAAGGACAAGCTGGTCGGGGATTTGGACATGTGGCTCTGCCACAACTGCGGAACCTGTTCGGATCAGTGTCCGCGAGGCGCCAAACCAGCGGATCTGATGGCAGCCATGCGCAACATGGCCTACCAGAACGTGGCGCAACCATCGATCATGGGCAAGTTCATGAGTTCTTCCAAATACCTGCCGATTTTGGCGGGCATTCCCGCACTCATCTTCCTGATCGCCTGGTTCGTAACGTCCGGCTTTTTTGGGTTACCCTTGGACGAGAACGGACAGGTTCTGTATCGTCTGGTTTTTCCACAGACAGCCTTCATTGATCCGTTGTTCGGCTTGATCATGGTGGCGGTCATCGTGATTTTTATCCGCGGAATACTCTCGCTGATCAAGACCTTCAACGACTCGCCGCAAGCACCTATTGGCGGGGTTCCCGTGCTCACTGTGCTGAAGTCCACCTGGCAGGGGATTATTGACGAAATTCTTTCCCACACCAAATGGAAAGAATGTGGCGGAGATAACAATGATCGTTATTTCGGTCACATGGGGATTTTCTTTGGTTTCGTCGGCCTTTTCATCGTCACGGCGTACGT
This is a stretch of genomic DNA from Desulfonatronum thioautotrophicum. It encodes these proteins:
- the sat gene encoding sulfate adenylyltransferase, whose protein sequence is MSGLVPPHGGKGLTECLLQGAELEAEKKKAQGLKKIELAPREKGDVLMMGIGAFSPLTGFMPKADWKSVCEKMMLTDGTFWPIPVTLSVSKEDAAGIKVGDEIALYDAKYDEILATMKVEESYELSDAEKKFECENVFMGEGTKTPEEFWKVHAEDPHPGVDMVMGQKAVNLAGPIKVLSESHYPKTYPGVYMRPSESRKVFEERGWSTVAALQLRNPMHRSHEFLAKIAIEVCDGVFIHSLIGNLKPGDIPAEWRVKCIDTLIKGYFVEKNVVHGGYPMDMRYAGPREGLLHATFRQNFGISHMIIGRDHAGVGDYYGMFEAQTIFDKIPYASEACPNPGQALLCKPLKIDWTFYCYKCDGMVSLRTCPHTKEDRVILSGTKLRKLLSEGGEVPDHFGREEVLVILREYYASLTDKVEIKMHKAAEG
- the aprB gene encoding adenylyl-sulfate reductase subunit beta, which translates into the protein MPTFVNPEKCDGCKGGEKTACMYICPNDLMILDAQEMKAFNQEPDACWECYSCVKICPQGAIEARPYADFAPMGGTSIPLRSGDSIMWTIKFRNGNIKRFKFPIRTTAEGSIKPYDGKPEPGDLENELLFTETELKKPGEAVNKQYEFQDSDRTQCWFEPTCEPGNR
- the aprA gene encoding adenylyl-sulfate reductase subunit alpha gives rise to the protein MTVIPSKIAPQGVPIAEPEVVEIEKDVLIIGGGMAACGTAVEIKPWADKHGVSYIMVDKAALERSGAVAQGLSAINTYLGDNSPDDYVRMVRTDLMGVVREDLIFDLGRHVDDSVHLFEEWGLPCWVKEGEHNLDGAQAKAKGLSLRTGAKPVRSGKWQIMINGESYKVLVAEAAKNAIGQDNYLERIFVVRLLLDANTPNRVAGAVGFSLRENKVYVFKCNACLVASGGAVNVYRPRSVGEGKGRAWYPVWNAGSGYTLVAQAGGEMTMMENRFCPARFKDGYGPVGAWFLLFKAKAVNALGEDYCVTNDDMIKTYRDKGYAKGHIIPTCLRNHMMLEEMQAGRGPIYMDTATALQTTFATLDKKQQKHLESEAWEDFLDMCVGQANLWACMNIEPEKVGSEIMPTEPYLLGSHSGCCGIWCSGPDEDWVPDSYKIKADNGKVYNRMTSVNGLFIAGDCVGASGHKFSSGSHAEGRIAGKQLVRWVVDHKDYKPTIKESHDDLKKMIYAPYYNYEAGKAASTDPVVNPMYITPRNFMDRLMKATDEYGAGTSTYYRTSAKLLETGMTLLDMLDEDSKKLAARDLHELLRCWEQYHRLWTVRLHMQHIQFRTETRYPGFYYRTDFPELNDEEWKCFTNSKYDPIEKKTTFYKVPLIQIIP
- a CDS encoding CoB--CoM heterodisulfide reductase iron-sulfur subunit A family protein; protein product: MEHSGILVVGGGFSGITAALEAAEVGHEVFIVEKGSYLGGRVSQLNQYFPKLCPPSCGLEINFQRIKNNPKVKFFTMAEVVSVTGTPGNYTAKVKLSPRYVNTNCTGCDKCSQVCPVETDSEFEFGLAKRKAIYRPHLASFPLRYVIDPVVCLGKSCSKCVEACSYDAVDLDDREKEITLNVGSVIWATGWKPYDPKKLEILGAGTIKNAITNMQMERLASPSGPTNGQITRPSDGKAPDRIAFVQCAGSRDESHLPYCSYICCMASLKQVTYLRAQYPDAEIVIYYIDIRTPGRYDKFLQKIREDEKVLMVKGKVAQVTEDGATGDVLVMAEDIIQGLKKEERFNMVVLATGMEPSVAGTTLPAGMQQDDAGFCISQENGVFSAGCAKMPLDVMRSAQTATGAALKAIQTVVGR
- a CDS encoding aconitate hydratase; the protein is MGRNLTQKIISEHLVSGEMTPGTEIDLRIDQTLTQDATGTMAYLQWMAMGLDRVQTELSVSYVDHNTLQMGFQNPDDHQFLRTVAARYGIIFSPPGTGICHQLHLENFAKPGKTLIGSDSHTPTAGGVGSLAMGAGGLSVALAMAGEPYTIPMPKVFQVYLTGQLRDWASAKDIILHVLGLLSVKGGVGAVLEYSGPGVAGLTVPERATITNMGAELGATSSVFPSDEQTRDFLERMGRTEDFVPLAADSDATYDRIIEVDLDALEPLAARPHMPDLVVPIRELDGLTVDQVAMGSCTNSSYTDLKTAALVLRDKVVARTTDLLIAPGSKQVLKLLNQEGLLEVLLDSGARILECSCGPCIGMGGSPTSGGVSLRTFNRNFEGRSGTQDGQVYLVGPATAAHAALQGRITAPATWGPAPEKPLLPDNVPSIKQLFIMPPPKDSAPSVEICCGPNIVPLDDFAALPEQIRAQVLIVLGDNITTDHILPGGAAVTALRSNLPAISTYIFNRVDPDFVNRAQNAETGIIVGGENYGQGSSREHAALGPRHLGVRIVLAKSFARIHKANLINFGILPLVFADPADHQKISLGQNVELTSSSLFTSSEAALRLDDGTKMSVRHDLTPKELEIIKVGGLLNLIKARKK